A single genomic interval of Nitrospirota bacterium harbors:
- a CDS encoding thermonuclease family protein: MLRRQAPTSLSGVERTVDGRQVHVVDGDTFRYGTERVRLRGIDTPELNEPGGQGARLRLIELLRNGPVRIVPHGRDLYDRLVADVFVNGQNVAETLRVDGFAKPHF; the protein is encoded by the coding sequence ATGCTTCGTCGGCAAGCCCCCACATCGCTGAGTGGTGTCGAGCGCACAGTCGACGGTCGGCAAGTCCACGTGGTCGACGGTGACACCTTTCGCTATGGGACCGAGCGCGTCAGACTCCGGGGCATCGACACGCCTGAACTCAACGAGCCAGGCGGACAGGGAGCCAGACTACGGCTGATAGAATTGCTTCGCAATGGACCGGTCCGCATCGTCCCGCATGGGCGAGATCTCTATGATCGCCTCGTGGCCGATGTCTTCGTGAACGGGCAGAATGTGGCTGAGACGCTTCGGGTAGATGGTTTCGCAAAGCCCCACTTTTAA
- a CDS encoding DUF3095 family protein, producing the protein MTPGSFYSNLRSFSEFRELAHDRHFSPIPHDWFIVVTDVKESTKAICDGRYKDVNTLGAASIATTYKAMEGVDFPYDFAGDGATLAVPPHRITAVLDALAALKALAQAQFNLDLRVGRVLVSELIGEGVRVDVAKFELASGKCIAIFQGGGLVLAEKKVKHEPAAYEVKASTQKDATLDNLSCRWNAIPNRHGRVLSLLVLVRFGRSKKVYHDVLEELDRILDGGLDQANPVNVPSMTYKSFSECVADERRYHWSWISFAFLARLLEIFLAVLIFKFKVDPLVMDPAHYKNAMRIHSDYRKFADVLRVVIDCSQKNVDDIRAYLATLYEKGELYYGLHESDSSLMTCYVNSTDDGQHVHFIDGGEGGYAMASVQLKKQINSKGL; encoded by the coding sequence ATGACCCCCGGATCTTTCTACTCGAACCTGCGCAGTTTTTCCGAATTCCGAGAGCTTGCACACGACCGCCATTTCTCACCTATTCCGCACGACTGGTTTATTGTAGTCACCGACGTGAAGGAATCTACGAAAGCGATTTGCGACGGACGATACAAAGACGTGAACACGCTCGGGGCAGCGTCAATTGCCACAACATACAAGGCGATGGAGGGCGTAGACTTCCCGTACGATTTCGCCGGGGACGGGGCGACGCTGGCCGTTCCACCTCATCGAATTACGGCTGTGCTCGACGCATTGGCCGCCTTGAAAGCATTGGCACAGGCACAATTCAATTTGGATTTGCGCGTGGGGAGGGTCCTGGTTTCCGAGCTGATCGGTGAAGGAGTGCGGGTCGATGTGGCCAAATTTGAGTTGGCGTCAGGAAAATGCATCGCGATTTTTCAAGGTGGTGGATTGGTATTGGCTGAAAAGAAAGTGAAACACGAGCCCGCAGCCTATGAAGTCAAGGCCTCAACGCAGAAAGACGCAACACTGGACAATCTTTCATGTCGTTGGAATGCCATTCCCAACCGCCACGGCCGCGTATTGTCCCTGCTTGTCCTGGTGCGTTTCGGACGGAGCAAGAAGGTCTACCACGACGTGCTCGAAGAGCTCGATCGCATTCTCGATGGAGGATTGGACCAAGCGAACCCGGTCAACGTACCGTCCATGACCTACAAATCCTTCTCCGAATGCGTTGCCGACGAACGGCGGTACCACTGGTCATGGATCTCATTTGCCTTCCTCGCCAGGCTCCTGGAGATCTTCCTCGCCGTCCTGATTTTCAAGTTCAAGGTTGATCCGTTGGTGATGGACCCCGCTCACTACAAAAATGCCATGCGTATCCACTCGGACTATCGAAAATTCGCCGACGTGCTTCGCGTCGTCATCGACTGCTCTCAAAAGAATGTGGATGACATACGCGCCTATCTTGCGACCCTCTATGAAAAAGGGGAGTTGTATTACGGCCTCCATGAGTCCGATAGCTCGCTCATGACCTGTTACGTCAACAGCACCGACGACGGCCAACACGTCCACTTTATTGACGGAGGGGAAGGCGGGTATGCCATGGCATCGGTCCAACTAAAAAAACAAATCAACTCCAAGGGTTTGTGA